A genomic stretch from Sphingobacterium sp. ML3W includes:
- a CDS encoding AraC family transcriptional regulator — translation MKTLIQKIHVEEQYSFACRTYRTPTFETAWHRHPECELIVITEGNGTALIGDYIGDYKQGDVFFLGSDLPHWFRKSKQDAVGSAIVVHFLKDFWGAGFLALPEMHVIAGLLKNDSTGIQLMGNLSAEIDFMIRKIENTEGLERIQLLLNCMERIGSSEEQKVITMAFDTIAGREENIVIEAIIDYSFKNFLNPISLEEVASSTNMSVSAFCRFFKKNIKKSYFDFIKELRIAHACKLLRDTDRPILDICYNSGYNSWAHFSKQFKVVTKASPLKYRKQFRTG, via the coding sequence ATGAAAACACTGATCCAGAAAATACATGTCGAAGAACAGTATTCTTTCGCCTGTCGAACGTACAGGACGCCCACTTTTGAAACGGCTTGGCATAGGCATCCCGAGTGTGAGCTGATTGTGATCACGGAAGGTAATGGAACAGCGCTTATTGGCGATTATATCGGCGATTATAAGCAGGGAGATGTGTTCTTCCTCGGTTCGGATCTGCCACATTGGTTCCGTAAGTCCAAGCAGGATGCGGTTGGTAGTGCTATTGTTGTTCATTTCCTCAAGGACTTTTGGGGGGCGGGATTTCTGGCGCTGCCAGAGATGCATGTGATCGCTGGTTTGTTGAAAAATGACAGCACAGGAATCCAGCTTATGGGAAATCTTTCAGCGGAAATTGATTTCATGATCCGCAAAATAGAAAACACAGAGGGGCTTGAACGTATTCAGTTATTACTGAACTGTATGGAACGGATTGGGTCGTCCGAAGAGCAAAAGGTGATTACGATGGCTTTTGATACGATTGCCGGTAGAGAAGAAAACATTGTTATAGAAGCCATAATAGACTATTCTTTTAAGAATTTTTTAAATCCGATTTCACTCGAAGAGGTTGCTTCCAGCACCAATATGTCTGTTTCGGCATTTTGTCGTTTTTTCAAAAAGAACATAAAAAAGAGTTATTTTGATTTTATCAAAGAACTGCGGATCGCACATGCCTGCAAATTATTACGCGATACAGATCGGCCTATTTTGGACATCTGCTATAATAGTGGCTATAACAGCTGGGCACATTTTAGCAAACAATTTAAGGTGGTGACAAAGGCATCCCCGCTAAAATATAGGAAACAGTTTCGTACGGGATAG